The nucleotide sequence GGTTTTGCAAATCCTAAAGCAATTAATGAAACAAGGAGAATTCCACCAATAAATTTTCTGAAAAAATCTTTTTTCAAATCCATTCACTCTCCTCGCTTCTAGTCCCACACACATCAAAAATGGCTACATCTTTAATTTTGCCTCGACTCCCCGCATTTATAACCTGTATAAAAATAAAAAAGCTACCCTTTATGGATAGCTTTTCATGTAACTGCCTTCATATTTTGAGCAAGCTTCAGCAATTCCTCAGCATGCTGTTTCGTGAGGTCCGTAACTTCGACCCCTGAAATCATCCTGACGATTTCCTTTACCTTTTCAGGGGAAGAAAGTGGAGTGACGGATGTTTTCGTCCTTCCATTCTTTATAACCTTTGCGATATACAGGTGGGTGTCAGCCATCGCGGCGACTTGAGGCAGATGCGAAATGCACAGAACCTGCGATCCAGTCGACACATTATAGATTTTTTCTGCAATTGATTGAGCAACACGACCGCTGACTCCTGTATCCACTTCATCGAAAATGATCGAAGTGACACCCTGATGTTTTGAGAAAATACTTTTCAAGGCGAGCATGATCCTTGAAAGTTCTCCTCCTGATGCAATTTTTGACAAAGGCTTCAATGGTTCGCCAGGATTTGTAGAGATATAAAATTCAACCTTATCTGCTCCGTTTTTATGGAAATGGTTAGAATCCGATTCGATTCTGAGGTCAAATACCGTTTTTTCCATATACAGCTCTTTTAGTTCATTATGGATTAATTTTGTCAGCTTTTTCGCCCATTTCCTGCGAGTTTGAGCCAGGTTATTGGCCTCGATGCGCAAATCCTTCTTAAGCGATGCAAGCTCCTTTTCCATCTGCCCAATATGGACTTCTTTATTTTGAAGCGTCTCGATTTCTTCTTCGATTTTTGAGGCATACTCAAGGATTTCTTCTATCGTTTTCCCATATTTCCGCTTCAATTGATTGATTTCATTTAGCCTGTCATCAATTTCATTCAACCGCTGTGGATCATATTCAAGGGAATTGAGCTCATTCCTGATGGTCCTCGCCGCATCTTCCAGCATATAAAAACTGTTCGCTACTGTGTCAGCAACATTTTTATAATCAGGATCCAAGTCAGCTGCATTCTGAAGGTTATCCATGACCAAACCAATCCAGTCAAGGCCTTTTTGCTCACCCTGCAATGCTGTATAGCTGGTCTGAATGCTCTCGTAAATCTTTTCGAAATTGCCAAGCTTACGCTTTTCTTCAAAAAGTTCCTCATCTTCGTTAATCTTTAAATCCGCTGTGTGGATTTCATCATGCTGGAACTGGATCAAATCAAGTCTATGGGCCATTTGTTGTTCATTTTCACTTAAGCTTTTCAGCTTTTTCTGTGTTTGTTCAAATGAACGAAAAACCTGATGGTATTCATTAAGGGCAGGCAGGATTTCATCTGCTCCGAATTGGTCAAGCAGATTAATATGCTTTGCCTCATCCATCAATTCCTGGTGCTCATGCTGACCGTGAATATCTATCAAGGTCGAGCCGACTTCACGCAGGACAGCGATCGTGACAAGCTTGCCATTTATTCGGCAGACACTTTTTCCACTCGCTGAAATATCTCTTCTCAAGACGATCATGGCATCTTCAATTTCGATGCCAAATTCAGCTGCTTTCGCATAACTTGGATGATTTTCACCTTCCAGATGAAATAGACCTTCAATTTCCGCTTTATCTTCGCCATGGCGGACGAATTCCGCAGAGCCCCTTCCGCCAACGAGCAGGTGGATGGCATCAATGATAATGGATTTCCCAGCCCCTGTTTCACCAGTGAGCACGGTAAGGCCTTTATTAAAAGAAACGGATAATGATTCAATTATTGCGAAGTTTCGTATCGATAATTCATTTAACAAGCAAACGTCACCTCATTTACAACATTTCGAGAAAACGATTTGTAACTTGCTCTGTATCCTCTGGAGTACGGCAAATAATCAAGATGGTATCGTCTCCACAAATCGTGCCAAGAATATCTTCCCAATCGAGATTATCAATCAGTGCCCCGATCGCGTTGGCGTTGCCAGGCAGAGTTTTCATTACTAAAAGATGTCCTGCCTGATCGATCCGGATAAAAGCATCCATTAACGACCTTTTTAACTTCTGCAATGGATTGAAACGCTGGTCTGCAGGAAGGCTGTATTTGTATCTGCCATCGATCAAAGGAACCTTTACAAGATGGAGCTCCTTAATGTCACGGGAAACTGTCGCCTGTGTAACATTGAAACCTGCAGCCTTCAGCCGATCGACAAGTTCATCCTGCGTTTCGATATCCTTGCTCGCGATTAACTCACGGATTTTTATATGTCGTTGTCCTTTATTCATTCATATCACCCCTGGATATATCCGAAACATTCATATACTCATATGTTAGCCGATTTCAACAGAATGTACAATCATTCGTCGACTTTCGGCAAAAGTTATCGTTGGAATTGACGAAGTGGTGACTATTTTAGGCCGCAATCTTCGTAATAATAGCGGTTTAAAATAATCCTCCAACTTTTGAGATAGGCTCTGTTAAACCCACAGAAACAGCAAAAAAGAACAGGCTCATTTGCCTATTCTTCCTCACTGGTTTGCTTTGATTTTAATTCATTATGCGCTTCAGTAACGACTTCTTCAGGCTCCCTTTTCAACAACAGCTTCCCCTTCTCTTCTTCTGGATTGTTCCATTGAAGATGAAGCAGGAATTCGATATTTCCATCACCGCCAGTGATCGGCGAGAAGCTTAGATCAATAACATCATAGCCCTCTTCTATCGAGA is from Mesobacillus boroniphilus and encodes:
- the recN gene encoding DNA repair protein RecN → MLNELSIRNFAIIESLSVSFNKGLTVLTGETGAGKSIIIDAIHLLVGGRGSAEFVRHGEDKAEIEGLFHLEGENHPSYAKAAEFGIEIEDAMIVLRRDISASGKSVCRINGKLVTIAVLREVGSTLIDIHGQHEHQELMDEAKHINLLDQFGADEILPALNEYHQVFRSFEQTQKKLKSLSENEQQMAHRLDLIQFQHDEIHTADLKINEDEELFEEKRKLGNFEKIYESIQTSYTALQGEQKGLDWIGLVMDNLQNAADLDPDYKNVADTVANSFYMLEDAARTIRNELNSLEYDPQRLNEIDDRLNEINQLKRKYGKTIEEILEYASKIEEEIETLQNKEVHIGQMEKELASLKKDLRIEANNLAQTRRKWAKKLTKLIHNELKELYMEKTVFDLRIESDSNHFHKNGADKVEFYISTNPGEPLKPLSKIASGGELSRIMLALKSIFSKHQGVTSIIFDEVDTGVSGRVAQSIAEKIYNVSTGSQVLCISHLPQVAAMADTHLYIAKVIKNGRTKTSVTPLSSPEKVKEIVRMISGVEVTDLTKQHAEELLKLAQNMKAVT
- the ahrC gene encoding transcriptional regulator AhrC/ArgR, with translation MNKGQRHIKIRELIASKDIETQDELVDRLKAAGFNVTQATVSRDIKELHLVKVPLIDGRYKYSLPADQRFNPLQKLKRSLMDAFIRIDQAGHLLVMKTLPGNANAIGALIDNLDWEDILGTICGDDTILIICRTPEDTEQVTNRFLEML